In Paenibacillus algicola, a genomic segment contains:
- the rpsT gene encoding 30S ribosomal protein S20 has protein sequence MPNIKSAVKRVKTTEKRNALNVSQKSALRTAVKNADVALAGTEVEAAKAAFQAASQKLDKAVTKGLIHKNAANRKKSRLAKRLNALSSQA, from the coding sequence ATGCCAAACATTAAATCCGCGGTTAAACGCGTTAAGACAACTGAGAAACGCAACGCTCTCAACGTATCCCAGAAATCCGCTCTGCGCACAGCTGTTAAGAATGCTGACGTGGCGCTGGCCGGTACGGAGGTTGAAGCTGCGAAAGCTGCTTTCCAAGCCGCTTCCCAGAAGCTGGATAAAGCTGTTACTAAGGGTCTGATTCACAAAAATGCGGCGAACCGCAAAAAGTCCCGTCTGGCTAAAAGACTGAACGCACTTTCTTCCCAAGCGTAA
- the hemW gene encoding radical SAM family heme chaperone HemW, with the protein MSNIQRKQGPLTEVVYIHIPFCTNKCFYCDFNSYVLKDQPVMDYLRALDREMEMTVKAHPPGVIKSIFVGGGTPTVLKPDEMDFFLKSVKKHFPEWDEHIEFSMEANPGTTDLEKLSVMREGGVNRVSFGVQAFQNELLSGIGRIHNTDDVYRSLENARAAGFHNMSIDLMFGLPNQTVEMLSESVSKALALGLPHYSIYSLKVEENTLFHTMYQKNQLPLPDEEDELNMYLLLMNRMAEAGYKQYEISNFSKPGFESRHNMAYWRNEDYYGLGAGAHGYIGRRRHINVKGVNPYIEAVQQGLPYLSTLDIPQEEAMEDFLMVGLRVLDGISASRFQEQFGMTLEEVFARPLNKLVHAGLLDKSHEGYKLSHKGILFGNDVFGEFIGSITGN; encoded by the coding sequence ATGAGTAACATTCAACGGAAACAGGGGCCTCTCACTGAGGTCGTGTATATTCACATTCCGTTTTGCACGAATAAATGCTTTTACTGTGACTTTAATTCTTACGTTCTAAAGGACCAGCCGGTGATGGATTATTTACGGGCATTGGACAGAGAAATGGAAATGACGGTGAAGGCTCATCCGCCCGGCGTCATCAAAAGTATTTTTGTAGGGGGAGGCACACCGACCGTGCTGAAGCCGGATGAAATGGACTTTTTTTTGAAATCGGTGAAGAAGCATTTTCCGGAGTGGGACGAGCATATTGAATTTTCCATGGAAGCCAATCCCGGCACAACAGATCTTGAGAAGCTGTCGGTGATGCGGGAGGGCGGCGTGAACCGGGTAAGCTTCGGAGTGCAGGCGTTTCAAAATGAGCTGCTGAGCGGCATCGGCCGGATCCATAATACAGACGACGTCTATCGAAGCCTCGAAAATGCACGGGCAGCGGGCTTTCACAATATGTCCATTGACCTGATGTTCGGCCTGCCGAATCAAACAGTAGAGATGCTCTCGGAAAGCGTGAGCAAGGCGCTTGCTCTAGGCCTGCCGCATTACTCCATTTACAGTCTGAAGGTGGAGGAGAATACGCTCTTTCATACCATGTACCAAAAAAATCAGCTGCCGCTTCCGGACGAGGAGGATGAGCTGAACATGTACCTGCTGCTCATGAACCGGATGGCTGAAGCCGGATACAAGCAATACGAAATTAGTAATTTTTCGAAACCGGGCTTTGAAAGCCGGCATAATATGGCGTATTGGCGAAATGAGGATTACTACGGCCTGGGTGCTGGAGCCCACGGTTACATCGGGCGCCGGCGTCACATTAATGTAAAGGGGGTAAACCCTTATATTGAGGCGGTGCAGCAAGGGCTGCCGTATCTGAGCACGCTGGATATTCCCCAGGAGGAGGCGATGGAGGACTTTCTGATGGTAGGCCTGCGTGTACTGGATGGAATTTCTGCAAGCCGGTTCCAGGAGCAGTTCGGTATGACCCTTGAAGAGGTGTTTGCGCGTCCGCTGAACAAGCTGGTTCATGCAGGCTTGCTGGATAAGAGTCATGAAGGCTATAAGCTGAGTCACAAGGGGATTTTATTCGGAAACGATGTTTTTGGCGAATTTATCGGCAGTATAACCGGGAATTAA
- a CDS encoding stage II sporulation protein P, whose amino-acid sequence MNNRKFRIWNMARLKRKLMEGLSMGRTLALLMLGSLLFFLLLGLGGMAEKGLNTSPVSTMKGLAASLSSRFFMDMIGMEMPQLAPEQEASALSSEKVAPFVFEFLTNVNPRDPKSLIASEIPGMKSNQPVPLRSGSGNEQGEAPADYRPEVLDSEEPPEESPGSSPGNPGDPDANETPDKPAEGSGSAGEGQNSGGSSPSPSPQDPKAPSQELKKTVLIYHSHPQEAFNPLLSKQSSNPGSTSPSKNIMLVGSMVAKRLESKGIGTVHDQSDYQSTVPDYNWNYSYKYSRQTVKTAMAENEELTYLIDIHRDSQRHGKTTTKINGVSYAQVYFIIGHGNQNWRKNEELANRINQKLEKSYPGISRGIWGKSADQGNGEYNQSLSPNSILVEIGGIDNTKEELQRTSEVLADMLAEVIWEEQQAEKVNASKDGSAKQP is encoded by the coding sequence ATGAACAACCGTAAATTCCGAATCTGGAATATGGCCCGATTAAAGAGAAAATTGATGGAAGGCTTGAGCATGGGCCGGACGCTGGCGCTGCTAATGCTGGGCTCGCTGCTATTTTTCCTGCTGCTAGGTCTCGGAGGGATGGCTGAGAAGGGCCTGAATACTTCACCGGTATCGACGATGAAGGGACTTGCCGCTTCCCTCTCCAGCCGTTTCTTCATGGATATGATCGGGATGGAGATGCCGCAGCTTGCACCGGAGCAGGAAGCTTCGGCGCTCTCCAGCGAGAAGGTGGCGCCGTTCGTATTTGAATTTCTGACGAATGTGAATCCGCGGGATCCCAAGAGCCTGATCGCGAGTGAGATTCCGGGGATGAAGAGCAACCAGCCGGTACCGCTGCGAAGCGGCTCTGGCAATGAACAGGGCGAGGCCCCGGCTGATTACCGGCCCGAGGTGCTGGATTCGGAGGAGCCTCCTGAAGAAAGCCCAGGCAGCAGCCCTGGGAATCCCGGCGACCCTGACGCCAACGAAACCCCGGACAAGCCTGCCGAAGGCAGCGGCTCTGCAGGGGAAGGCCAAAACAGCGGAGGCTCCTCGCCATCTCCATCACCGCAGGATCCCAAAGCGCCTTCCCAGGAGCTGAAGAAAACGGTGCTGATCTACCATTCCCACCCCCAGGAGGCGTTCAACCCGCTATTATCCAAGCAGAGCAGCAATCCTGGCTCGACCTCTCCGTCCAAAAACATCATGCTGGTAGGCAGTATGGTAGCCAAGCGGCTGGAATCCAAAGGCATCGGGACGGTGCACGATCAAAGCGATTATCAGAGCACGGTGCCGGATTATAACTGGAATTATTCCTATAAATACTCCAGGCAGACGGTCAAGACAGCTATGGCGGAGAATGAGGAGCTTACGTATCTGATAGATATTCACCGCGACTCCCAGCGTCACGGCAAAACGACGACAAAAATTAATGGTGTCAGCTACGCACAGGTTTATTTTATCATCGGTCATGGCAATCAAAACTGGCGCAAAAATGAAGAGCTCGCGAACCGGATCAATCAAAAGCTGGAGAAAAGCTATCCGGGAATTTCACGAGGCATCTGGGGAAAATCCGCAGATCAGGGCAACGGGGAGTACAACCAGTCTCTCTCACCGAACAGCATTCTGGTAGAGATCGGCGGGATTGATAATACGAAAGAAGAGCTGCAGCGCACGTCCGAGGTGCTGGCTGATATGCTGGCCGAGGTCATTTGGGAAGAGCAGCAGGCTGAGAAGGTAAACGCCTCAAAGGATGGCAGCGCCAAGCAGCCATAA
- the hrcA gene encoding heat-inducible transcriptional repressor HrcA: protein MLTDRQRMILSAIVDDYIRSAEPVGSRSISKRGDVGYSPATIRNEMADLEELGFLEQPHTSAGRIPSHKGYRYYVDHLTSSFSLQPSELKVMKAFFAEKLNAMEQMIQHAAGILSQMTNYTSILLGPEVFHTSLRHFQLLPLNEDTAVAIIVTSTGHVENKTVSIPPGVSLSDMEQVVNLLNSKLSHVPLYKLKSRLYTEIGQEMQRHIDHYEELMKMLDIALSNGEQEHKVYLSGTTNMLSQPEFRDVDKVRTIFELLEQTPTLMKMMAPASGETGLQVRIGTENNHAAFESCSLITATYSADGKAIGTIGILGPTRMEYARVMGILNVLSGDMTRLLTHWYK from the coding sequence ATGTTAACAGATCGGCAGCGAATGATATTAAGCGCGATCGTCGATGACTATATCCGCTCGGCCGAGCCGGTTGGCTCCCGAAGCATTTCCAAGCGCGGTGACGTGGGCTACAGCCCGGCGACCATCCGCAATGAAATGGCTGATCTGGAGGAGCTTGGCTTTCTGGAGCAGCCCCATACCTCAGCAGGCCGCATTCCTTCGCATAAGGGCTACCGCTATTATGTGGATCATTTGACATCGTCGTTTTCACTCCAGCCTTCCGAGCTGAAGGTAATGAAAGCCTTTTTCGCTGAGAAGCTGAATGCTATGGAGCAAATGATCCAGCATGCAGCGGGGATTTTGTCCCAAATGACGAACTACACTTCCATCCTGCTGGGACCGGAAGTTTTTCATACGTCTCTGCGCCATTTCCAGCTGCTGCCGCTGAATGAGGATACCGCTGTCGCGATTATTGTGACCAGCACGGGCCATGTGGAGAACAAGACGGTTAGTATTCCGCCTGGCGTGTCCCTCTCGGATATGGAGCAGGTGGTGAATCTCTTGAACAGCAAGCTGTCTCACGTTCCGCTCTACAAGCTCAAGTCCCGGCTGTATACAGAAATTGGTCAGGAGATGCAGCGGCATATCGATCATTACGAAGAGCTCATGAAGATGCTGGACATTGCGCTGAGCAACGGAGAGCAGGAGCACAAGGTATATCTCAGCGGAACGACGAACATGCTGAGCCAGCCGGAATTCCGGGATGTAGACAAGGTGAGAACCATTTTTGAGCTGCTGGAGCAGACACCGACGCTCATGAAGATGATGGCGCCGGCCTCCGGCGAGACGGGCCTCCAGGTTCGGATTGGCACAGAGAACAATCATGCAGCGTTCGAAAGCTGCAGCCTGATTACAGCAACCTATTCCGCTGACGGCAAGGCCATTGGCACGATCGGGATTTTGGGTCCGACCCGAATGGAATACGCCCGCGTGATGGGCATCTTGAATGTGTTGTCCGGGGATATGACCCGGCTGTTAACCCATTGGTACAAGTAA
- the lepA gene encoding translation elongation factor 4: MTDVVARQRKIRNFCIIAHIDHGKSTLADRILEFTGALSSREMQEQVLDQMDLERERGITIKLQAVRLNYRGDDGEEYILNLIDTPGHVDFTYEVSRSLAACEGALLVVDAAQGIEAQTLANVYLALDNNLEILPVINKIDLPSADPERVKQEVEDVIGLDASDAVLASAKAGIGIKEILEQVVQKVPAPSGDASEPLKALIFDSHYDPYKGVIVYVRVIDGSIKSGSKIKMMATGKTFEVIEVGAFKPRMSIVDELNVGDVGFIVAGIKSVGDTRVGDTVTDAKRPTVQALPGYRKINPMVFCGLYPIETSDYNDLREALEKLQLNDASLSFEPETSSALGFGFRCGFLGLLHMEIIQERIEREFNIPLITTAPSVIYRITLTNGEQMQIDNPSHYPEIGKIDFVEEPYVKAAIIVPNDYVGAIMELCQGKRGEFVNMEYLDTTRVTITYQIPLSEIVYDFFDQLKSSTKGYASFDYELSGYRTSNLVKMDILLNGEQVDALSFIVHRDRAYHRGRLICEKLRELIPRQMFEVPIQASVGTKVVARETVKAMRKNVLAKCYGGDISRKRKLLEKQKEGKKRMKQVGSVEVPQEAFMAVLKIDDN, encoded by the coding sequence ATGACAGACGTAGTAGCAAGACAACGAAAAATTCGTAATTTTTGTATCATTGCACATATAGACCATGGAAAATCAACGCTGGCCGACCGGATTTTGGAATTTACCGGCGCACTTTCCTCCCGGGAAATGCAGGAGCAGGTTCTGGATCAGATGGATCTGGAGCGCGAGCGCGGCATTACGATCAAGCTGCAGGCCGTACGCCTGAATTACCGGGGTGATGACGGTGAGGAATATATCTTGAATCTTATCGACACCCCGGGACACGTCGACTTCACCTATGAAGTCTCCCGAAGCCTCGCGGCTTGCGAGGGAGCACTGCTGGTGGTGGACGCGGCTCAAGGCATCGAGGCACAGACGCTGGCGAACGTATACCTGGCGCTGGATAACAATCTCGAAATTTTGCCGGTGATCAACAAGATCGACCTGCCCAGCGCGGACCCGGAGCGGGTGAAGCAGGAAGTGGAGGACGTCATCGGCCTCGACGCCAGCGACGCCGTATTGGCTTCTGCGAAGGCAGGCATCGGCATCAAGGAAATTCTGGAGCAGGTGGTCCAGAAGGTTCCGGCACCGTCGGGCGATGCCAGCGAGCCCTTGAAAGCGTTAATCTTTGACTCGCACTATGATCCTTACAAGGGGGTCATTGTGTATGTGCGTGTCATTGACGGCAGCATTAAATCCGGCTCCAAGATCAAGATGATGGCGACCGGGAAGACATTTGAGGTTATTGAGGTAGGCGCGTTCAAGCCCCGCATGTCCATTGTGGACGAGCTGAATGTCGGAGACGTTGGATTTATCGTGGCGGGCATTAAGTCTGTGGGCGACACCCGTGTCGGCGACACGGTCACCGACGCCAAACGACCGACCGTTCAGGCGCTTCCCGGCTACCGGAAGATCAATCCGATGGTATTCTGCGGACTGTATCCGATCGAGACCTCCGATTATAACGATCTGCGTGAGGCGCTGGAGAAGCTGCAGCTGAATGATGCATCACTGAGCTTTGAGCCGGAGACGTCGAGCGCACTGGGCTTCGGCTTCCGCTGCGGCTTCCTGGGTCTGCTCCATATGGAGATCATCCAGGAGCGGATCGAGCGGGAATTCAATATTCCGCTCATTACCACTGCACCGAGCGTAATTTACCGTATTACACTGACTAACGGTGAGCAGATGCAGATTGATAACCCGTCTCACTATCCGGAGATTGGCAAGATTGATTTTGTAGAGGAGCCTTATGTCAAAGCGGCGATTATTGTGCCCAATGATTATGTAGGCGCCATTATGGAGCTGTGTCAGGGCAAGCGCGGTGAATTCGTGAACATGGAATATCTGGATACGACCCGGGTAACCATTACGTACCAAATTCCGCTGTCTGAAATTGTGTATGATTTCTTTGACCAGCTGAAATCCAGCACGAAGGGCTATGCGTCCTTTGATTATGAATTGTCAGGCTACCGCACCTCCAACCTTGTCAAAATGGATATTTTGCTGAATGGCGAGCAGGTGGATGCGTTGTCCTTCATCGTACACCGCGACCGCGCCTACCACCGCGGCCGGTTGATCTGTGAGAAGCTGCGGGAGCTGATTCCGCGCCAGATGTTCGAGGTGCCGATTCAGGCTTCTGTCGGGACGAAGGTTGTAGCCCGGGAGACCGTAAAGGCGATGCGCAAGAACGTCCTTGCCAAGTGCTATGGCGGTGATATTTCCCGGAAGAGAAAGCTGCTGGAGAAGCAGAAGGAAGGCAAGAAGCGCATGAAGCAGGTCGGCAGCGTCGAGGTGCCTCAGGAGGCCTTTATGGCGGTGCTGAAGATTGACGATAACTAA
- the gpr gene encoding GPR endopeptidase → MELDLQRYSVRTDLAVESREMLAGQEPVQIPGVVENIQQEDGIRITRLDVQNEAGAERIGRVKGHYITLEVPELRKGDTGLQEQVAAVFAREFEQFMQHIGLGPKSSVLIVGLGNWNVTPDSLGPLVVENVMVTRHYFELMPDRVAPGYRQISAVAPGVLGLTGIESSEIVQGIVERTRPDAIVAIDALASRSLERVNTTIQIADIGIHPGSGIGNKRRGLTKEILGVPCIAIGVPTVCYASTIVNNAIEMMKSHFAQETKQSGHIMGMLHDIPEQERLALVKEVLEPLGHDLIVTPKEIDEFIEDIANIVATGLNAALHEAVDPGNAGAYTH, encoded by the coding sequence ATGGAGCTTGATCTGCAGCGGTATTCAGTCAGGACCGATCTTGCCGTAGAATCAAGGGAAATGCTAGCAGGTCAGGAGCCTGTGCAAATACCGGGAGTCGTAGAGAATATCCAGCAGGAGGATGGCATTCGCATCACCCGGCTGGATGTCCAGAATGAAGCAGGAGCAGAGCGCATCGGACGTGTGAAGGGACATTATATTACGCTGGAGGTACCGGAGCTCCGCAAGGGAGATACCGGGCTGCAGGAGCAGGTGGCGGCTGTGTTCGCCAGAGAGTTTGAGCAGTTTATGCAGCATATTGGCCTTGGCCCCAAATCCTCGGTGCTCATTGTGGGCTTGGGGAACTGGAATGTAACCCCGGACTCTCTAGGTCCTCTCGTTGTGGAAAATGTAATGGTCACGCGACATTATTTCGAGCTGATGCCAGATCGGGTCGCACCGGGCTACCGCCAGATCAGTGCGGTCGCACCGGGCGTGCTCGGCTTGACTGGCATTGAATCCAGCGAAATTGTTCAGGGCATCGTGGAGCGGACGCGTCCAGATGCGATTGTTGCCATAGACGCGCTGGCCTCCCGTTCGCTGGAGAGAGTCAACACCACGATACAGATTGCGGACATCGGCATTCATCCCGGCTCGGGCATCGGTAACAAGCGGCGCGGGCTCACGAAGGAAATTCTGGGGGTGCCCTGCATCGCGATCGGCGTACCAACGGTGTGCTATGCCTCTACCATCGTTAATAATGCGATTGAGATGATGAAATCCCATTTTGCCCAGGAAACGAAGCAAAGCGGTCATATTATGGGAATGCTGCATGACATTCCGGAGCAGGAGCGGCTGGCACTCGTGAAAGAGGTGCTGGAGCCGCTGGGTCATGATCTGATTGTAACGCCGAAGGAAATTGATGAATTCATTGAGGATATTGCCAATATTGTAGCAACGGGTCTCAATGCGGCGCTGCATGAAGCGGTAGATCCGGGCAACGCCGGGGCGTATACCCACTAA
- the holA gene encoding DNA polymerase III subunit delta, with the protein MDAKAAAKAVKQGEVSPVYLLYGSEKYQMNEFLSFLEAQLVSKEDRDFALIHMDLGESPIQAVVEEAETVPFMVPRKLIIVRDASLFTAGKESAKVEHRPETLLTYLDAPAEYSVIVFLVPQEKLDERKKIVKAVKKSGTALAFTPLGGEDLLKWIEKQAAKEECRFESGAAEMLVRNAGTGLQTLAGEVDKLCLFAGRGGVITGAVVHQLVARSTEQSVFALVEDIANLRLNQALSIFYELLKQREEPIKIAALITRQFRIILQVKTLSRQSYSQQQIASQLGLHPYAVKIAGEQARKFQAARLESILNELGELDYKMKSGAMDKVLGLELFLLRLGA; encoded by the coding sequence GTGGATGCCAAAGCGGCGGCTAAAGCCGTCAAGCAGGGGGAGGTTTCTCCCGTCTATCTGCTGTATGGCAGTGAGAAATATCAAATGAATGAGTTTCTATCATTTCTGGAAGCGCAGCTGGTGAGTAAAGAGGACCGGGATTTTGCGCTTATTCATATGGATCTGGGAGAATCCCCGATTCAGGCGGTAGTCGAGGAAGCGGAGACGGTGCCGTTTATGGTGCCGCGGAAGCTGATCATCGTGAGGGATGCGTCGCTGTTTACCGCGGGGAAAGAAAGCGCCAAGGTCGAGCATCGTCCGGAAACGCTGCTGACGTATCTGGATGCTCCAGCGGAGTACAGTGTTATTGTGTTTCTGGTGCCGCAGGAAAAGCTGGATGAACGCAAGAAAATTGTCAAGGCGGTAAAAAAGTCAGGCACGGCGCTCGCCTTTACGCCGCTTGGCGGTGAGGATCTGCTGAAATGGATTGAGAAGCAGGCGGCCAAGGAGGAATGCCGCTTTGAGTCCGGCGCTGCGGAGATGCTGGTCCGAAATGCAGGCACCGGTCTTCAGACACTTGCTGGTGAAGTGGACAAGCTGTGTCTGTTTGCCGGCCGGGGAGGTGTTATCACCGGCGCTGTCGTTCATCAGCTGGTGGCCCGCAGCACAGAGCAAAGTGTATTTGCTCTTGTGGAGGATATTGCGAATCTGCGGCTGAATCAGGCGCTTTCGATCTTTTACGAGCTGTTGAAGCAGCGGGAGGAGCCCATCAAGATTGCGGCACTCATTACGAGACAGTTTCGGATTATTCTGCAGGTCAAGACCTTGTCGAGGCAAAGCTATTCCCAGCAGCAAATCGCATCCCAGCTCGGTCTGCATCCCTATGCCGTCAAGATTGCCGGTGAGCAGGCCCGCAAGTTTCAGGCCGCCAGGCTGGAGAGTATTCTAAACGAGCTGGGAGAGCTGGACTATAAGATGAAATCCGGGGCTATGGATAAGGTGCTGGGGCTGGAGCTGTTTCTGCTGCGGCTGGGTGCCTGA
- the grpE gene encoding nucleotide exchange factor GrpE → MNKDQEINVQEETMQEEPAQQGDTLHAEAQEGAEPQVEQAGAEEAKDPRQQEIEQLKAELSEQQQRVLRTQADFDNFRRRTQKEKEELAKYASSKLITELLPVIDNFERAMAASTVDPESDSLVKGVNMIFRQLEGILNAEGLQPMNSVGQPFNPEFHQAIMQVESEEHEEGVVVEEIQKGYMLKDKVLRPAMVKVSG, encoded by the coding sequence TTGAATAAGGATCAGGAAATAAACGTTCAAGAAGAAACCATGCAGGAAGAGCCTGCCCAGCAGGGAGACACATTACATGCGGAAGCTCAAGAGGGCGCAGAGCCGCAGGTAGAACAGGCTGGGGCAGAAGAGGCGAAGGACCCTCGGCAGCAGGAAATCGAGCAGCTGAAGGCCGAGCTGTCAGAGCAGCAGCAGCGGGTGCTTCGTACCCAAGCGGATTTTGACAACTTCCGCAGAAGAACCCAGAAGGAGAAGGAGGAGCTGGCCAAATATGCTTCCTCCAAGCTGATTACAGAGCTGCTGCCGGTCATTGACAACTTCGAGCGGGCGATGGCGGCTTCCACGGTCGATCCGGAATCGGATTCTCTGGTTAAGGGCGTCAATATGATTTTCCGCCAGCTGGAGGGCATTCTGAATGCAGAAGGACTGCAGCCGATGAACAGTGTCGGACAGCCATTTAATCCTGAATTCCATCAAGCGATTATGCAGGTGGAGAGCGAGGAGCATGAAGAGGGTGTCGTTGTCGAAGAGATTCAAAAGGGTTACATGCTGAAAGACAAGGTGCTCCGCCCGGCGATGGTTAAGGTCAGCGGCTAG
- a CDS encoding N-acetyltransferase, producing MSAVCRKATLEDVEPLYQMIQGYAERGIMLPRSRKVLERQIHEFVVAESQGHVIGCGSLCQLGSDLVEIRSLGISEGHKGQGIGSMLVDRLIEEARERELPKVMALTYEVSFFLKNGFSIVDKEIFPEKVWTDCIHCSKQHACDEIAVLKVLN from the coding sequence ATGTCAGCCGTATGCAGAAAAGCCACATTAGAAGATGTGGAGCCGCTGTATCAGATGATTCAGGGTTACGCCGAGAGAGGCATCATGCTTCCCCGGTCGAGAAAAGTGCTGGAACGACAAATTCATGAATTTGTAGTCGCTGAGTCACAGGGCCATGTGATCGGCTGCGGTTCATTATGCCAGCTGGGCAGCGATCTGGTCGAGATTCGTTCGCTAGGCATTTCCGAGGGCCACAAAGGTCAGGGGATCGGATCCATGCTTGTGGACCGGCTGATTGAAGAGGCTCGGGAACGCGAGCTTCCCAAGGTGATGGCGTTAACCTATGAGGTATCTTTTTTCCTGAAGAATGGATTTTCCATTGTTGATAAAGAAATTTTTCCTGAAAAGGTATGGACGGACTGCATCCATTGCAGCAAGCAGCATGCCTGTGACGAAATTGCAGTCTTGAAAGTACTGAATTAA
- a CDS encoding TCP-1/cpn60 chaperonin family protein, with translation MNNSNAIRAVTSAVEGTLGPKGLDVMLVGPRGEVVITNDGVTILDKMDVSHPAARLLIQVARAQQEKIGDGTTTATVLAGALVQEGVARIIKGVPASKVVEGIRQGIEMALKLLSERIRSIEGLEDPLLARTVYVAGRERQDIVRLIMEAARKSGMERLRDPSYHLADDITALENAEHEVFEGMLLRQKPLMTRDHLSYKDAKVLVLMDALEPDQLDEEVMTTEAGFARYMDLKQVFASDLERLRDMSVKLIVLEKGIHPDAEQFCLDYGIMVVPRVSRADLKQVCSMTGAVPIRRAALHKEAQMLMPVLGSTPLVSYDESLARVRIHANAGQNGSKAVTVIVGASTSEVVGEAARIAGDAASALQAAVRGGVLPGGGTSELAVSYELERCRETQKGMEAFGIEAVSAALRKPMSQILLNAGYNPLEKMEEVRAAQINSGCDAMGMDCDTGAVIHYEELGILDPAPVKLHGLRAAGEVAAAVLRIHHVIKMRDAAGSDNEPY, from the coding sequence ATGAACAACAGTAATGCAATCAGGGCTGTCACCTCCGCGGTGGAGGGGACCCTGGGCCCCAAGGGGCTTGATGTGATGCTGGTCGGGCCGCGCGGCGAAGTCGTTATAACGAACGATGGCGTGACTATACTGGATAAGATGGATGTGAGCCATCCGGCAGCCCGGCTGCTGATCCAGGTTGCAAGAGCCCAGCAGGAGAAGATTGGCGACGGAACCACAACGGCTACCGTCCTGGCCGGCGCGCTGGTGCAGGAGGGGGTCGCCCGAATTATAAAGGGCGTTCCTGCCTCCAAAGTGGTAGAAGGCATCCGGCAGGGCATTGAGATGGCGCTGAAGCTGCTGTCTGAACGGATCCGCAGCATTGAAGGCCTGGAAGATCCGCTGCTTGCCCGGACCGTCTATGTAGCTGGCCGAGAGCGGCAAGATATTGTTCGGCTCATTATGGAAGCTGCCCGTAAATCTGGAATGGAGCGTCTCCGCGATCCTTCCTATCATCTTGCAGACGACATCACAGCGCTCGAGAATGCCGAGCATGAGGTGTTTGAAGGGATGCTGCTCCGGCAGAAGCCCCTGATGACAAGGGATCACCTCTCCTATAAGGATGCGAAGGTGCTGGTGCTGATGGATGCACTGGAGCCGGACCAGCTGGATGAAGAGGTGATGACGACCGAAGCCGGCTTTGCCCGGTACATGGATCTGAAACAGGTATTTGCCTCCGATCTGGAGCGTTTACGTGATATGTCTGTCAAGCTGATTGTGCTGGAGAAGGGCATTCATCCCGACGCAGAGCAGTTCTGCCTGGACTATGGAATCATGGTCGTGCCGAGAGTATCCCGCGCTGACCTGAAGCAGGTATGCAGCATGACCGGTGCAGTTCCGATCCGCAGGGCTGCACTGCACAAGGAAGCGCAGATGCTGATGCCGGTGCTGGGCAGCACGCCTCTCGTCTCTTATGACGAATCTCTGGCGCGTGTCCGCATTCATGCCAATGCCGGGCAGAACGGAAGCAAGGCGGTGACAGTGATTGTCGGTGCCAGCACCTCCGAGGTCGTCGGCGAAGCTGCGCGCATCGCCGGTGATGCGGCTTCCGCACTGCAGGCTGCTGTGCGCGGCGGTGTTCTGCCGGGCGGAGGGACAAGCGAGCTCGCGGTCTCTTATGAGCTGGAGCGCTGCCGCGAAACTCAGAAGGGGATGGAGGCATTCGGCATTGAGGCGGTCTCTGCGGCTTTGCGAAAGCCGATGTCCCAGATTCTCCTCAATGCAGGTTATAATCCGCTGGAGAAGATGGAGGAGGTAAGGGCCGCCCAGATCAACAGCGGATGTGATGCCATGGGAATGGATTGTGATACCGGAGCGGTCATTCATTATGAAGAGCTCGGTATTCTCGATCCTGCCCCGGTAAAGCTCCATGGCCTGCGCGCTGCTGGAGAAGTGGCGGCCGCCGTGCTGCGTATTCACCATGTGATTAAGATGCGGGATGCAGCAGGCAGTGATAACGAACCATATTAG